The following coding sequences are from one Capsicum annuum cultivar UCD-10X-F1 chromosome 3, UCD10Xv1.1, whole genome shotgun sequence window:
- the LOC107864344 gene encoding receptor-like kinase TMK4 gives MAFHLYLLLLLLFTSLSSTSSDDSTVMSKLLASLSPTPSGWSASQPFCSWKNVNCDKSSATVTSINLDSQSLSGSLPSELSQLSNLKSISLQNNNLFGTLPSFSNMSNLAELFLDNNQFTSIPQDFLLGVPSLVTLSIGQNGKLSPWQIPMYLKESVNLGSLYASNASIVGVIPDFFDAFPNLQNLRLSYNNLTGGLPVSFGGSEIVNLWLNNQVKGLSGSIDVIGSMTQLSQVWLHANSFTGSIPDLSKCENIFDLQLRDNQLTGIVPVSVMSLPKLLNVTLQNNKLQGALPQFRDGVEVKLGSTNSFCRDTPGLCDPQVTALIDVAGGFGYPLSLAESWKGNDACKSWSYISCDASGKNVAVVTLGKRGFSGSISPAFANLTSLRSLFLNDNNLTGTIPEKLTTLPDLQVLDVTNNNLSGPIPLFPPSVKFTHTGNLLLGKNITTGGGDGSGSGGSGSNPSRPGESSSGGSKKPSVGMIVGVVIAVVVFVLVVLFVSYKCCLKRRHKRFGSIETPEKSNEMIKPSLPSVVGGSNGYTGGTSELQSQSSGDHSEMPAFDNGNVAISIQVLRQVTNNFSEENILGRGGFGVVYKGELHDGTKIAVKRMESGAMGTKGMNEFQAEIAVLTKVRHRHLVALLGSCVNGKERLLVYEYMPQGTLSQHLFEWQELGYKPLNWTQRVTIALDVARGVEYLHSLAQQSFIHRDLKPSNILLGDDMRAKVADFGLVRNAPDGKYSVETRLAGTFGYLAPEYAATGRVTTKVDVYAFGVVLMEIITGRKALDETMPDEKSHLVTWFRRVLISKENLRKAIDSTLDPDDETYESISKVAELAGHCTAREPFQRPDMGHAVNVLGPLVQQWKPTTHNDDDGYGIDLDMSLPQALQRWQADEGTSRLFDDLSISHSQSSIPSKPSGFADTFSSTDCR, from the exons ATGGCTTTCCACCTCtaccttctcctcctcctcctcttcacTTCCCTTTCCTCCACCTCCTCAGATGATTCCACTGTCATGTCCAAACTCCTTGCATCTCTTTCTCCAACCCCTTCTGGTTGGTCAGCTTCTCAACCTTTCTGTTCTTGGAAAAATGTCAACTGTGACAAGTCTTCAGCTACTGTAACTTCCATTAATCTTGATTCTCAGTCTCTTTCTGGTTCTTTACCTTCAGAACTCTCCCAGCTTTCCAATCTTAAGTCCATTTCTCTTCAAAACAACAATCTTTTTGGCACTTTACCTTCTTTTTCCAACATGTCTAACTTAGCTGAACTTTTCTTGGACAATAACCAATTCACTTCTATACCTCAAGATTTCCTTTTGGGAGTTCCTAGTTTGGTTACTTTAAGTATTGGTCAAAATGGGAAACTTTCTCCTTGGCAAATTCCTATGTATTTGAAAGAAAGTGTAAATTTAGGATCTTTATATGCTAGTAATGCTAGTATTGTTGGTGTTATTCCTGATTTCTTTGATGCTTTTCCTAATTTGCAGAATTTAAGGTTGTCTTATAATAATCTTACTGGTGGTTTGCCTGTGTCTTTTGGTGGTTCTGAAATTGTGAATCTTTGGTTGAATAATCAAGTTAAAGGGTTATCAGGTAGTATTGATGTGATTGGAAGTATGACACAATTGTCTCAAGTTTGGTTACATGCTAATTCTTTTACTGGTAGTATTCCTGATTTGTCAAAATGTGAGAATATATTTGATTTGCAGTTAAGGGATAATCAGTTAACTGGTATTGTTCCTGTGTCTGTGATGTCTCTTCCTAAATTGTTGAATGTTACTTTGCAAAACAATAAGTTGCAAGGTGCATTGCCACAGTTTAGAGATGGGGTTGAGGTTAAACTTGGGAGTACTAATAGTTTTTGTAGGGATACTCCGGGACTGTGTGATCCACAGGTTACTGCACTTATTGATGTGGCTGGTGGTTTTGGTTATCCGTTGTCGTTGGCTGAGTCTTGGAAAGGGAATGATGCTTGTAAGAGTTGGAGTTATATAAGTTGTGATGCTTCAGGGAAGAATGTGGCTGTTGTTACTTTAGGTAAGAGGGGCTTTTCGGGTAGTATTTCGCCTGCTTTTGCGAATTTGACTTCTTTGAGGAGCTTGTTTTTGAATGACAATAATCTTACTGGTACGATTCCGGAGAAGTTGACAACTTTGCCTGATTTACAAGTTCTTGATGTGACTAATAACAATTTGTCTGGTCCTATACCGTTGTTTCCACCAAGTGTTAAATTTACTCATACTGGTAACTTATTGCTTGGGAAGAATATAACTactggtggtggtgatggtagtGGATCGGGAGGTTCTGGATCGAATCCCAGTAGGCCTGGTGAAAGTTCATCTGGAGGTTCGAAGAAGCCTTCAGTTGGAATgattgttggtgttgttattgcTGTTGTTGTTTTCGTGTTAGTAGTGTTGTTTGTgtcttacaaatgttgcttgaagaGACGCCATAAGAGATTTGGAAGCATTGAGACTCCGGAGAAAAGCAATGAAATGATTAAGCCGAGTCTCCCTAGTGTTGTGGGTGGTTCGAATGGATATACCGGAGGCACCAGTGAGTTACAGAGTCAAAGCAGCGGTGATCATAGTGAGATGCCAGCTTTTGATAATGGAAACGTCGCCATTTCCATCCAGGTCCTTCGACAAGTGACGAACAACTTCAGTGAAGAAAATATCTTGGGGAGAGGAGGGTTTGGAGTTGTTTATAAGGGAGAACTACATGATGGGACTAAGATTGCGGTGAAGAGGATGGAATCTGGGGCGATGGGTACCAAAGGAATGAACGAGTTCCAAGCAGAAATTGCGGTCCTTACCAAAGTCAGACATAGGCATTTGGTTGCTCTACTTGGCTCGTGTGTTAACGGCAAAGAGAGGCTTTTGGTCTATGAGTACATGCCTCAAGGAACTTTGAGTCAGCATTTGTTTGAATGGCAAGAATTAGGATACAAACCTCTTAATTGGACGCAGAGAGTAACGATAGCGTTAGATGTGGCAAGAGGAGTTGAATACCTACATAGCTTGGCACAACAAAGTTTCATCCATAGAGATTTAAAGCCGTCTAACATCCTTCTAGGAGATGATATGAGAGCCAAGGTTGCAGATTTTGGTTTGGTTAGGAATGCTCCTGATGGAAAATATTCTGTCGAGACACGTTTAGCCGGAACTTTTGGCTATCTTGCACCTGAATATGCTG CTACAGGACGAGTCACAACCAAAGTAGACGTTTATGCCTTTGGCGTTGTTTTAATGGAGATCATTACTGGTAGAAAAGCTTTAGATGAAACAATGCCGGATGAGAAGTCACATTTGGTGACATGGTTCCGCAGAGTCCTTATCAGCAAAGAAAACCTCCGAAAGGCTATTGACTCGACACTGGATCCTGATGACGAAACATATGAGAGCATCTCTAAGGTTGCTGAGTTGGCTGGTCATTGCACTGCTCGAGAACCCTTTCAGCGGCCTGATATGGGACATGCTGTTAATGTCCTCGGTCCCCTTGTACAACAGTGGAAGCCTACAACCCACAATGATGATGACGGCTATGGCATTGACCTCGACATGAGCCTTCCTCAAGCCCTTCAAAGGTGGCAAGCTGACGAAGGAACTTCAAGATTGTTCGACGACTTGTCAATCAGTCACTCACAGTCGAGCATACCCTCAAAACCTTCCGGATTTGCAGATACTTTCAGTTCAACAGATTGCAGATGa